Proteins encoded together in one Janthinobacterium tructae window:
- a CDS encoding glycine zipper 2TM domain-containing protein, with translation MKTNATLAALMLAATAVLSGCATGPTQSQQYYPANQPESAMYGTVDSIQIVQGGGQTSGAGAVVGGIAGALLGNTIGSGGGRTAATVAGAVAGGVVGNQVEGRRQQAQAYQISVRLDNGEYRTVVQDNANDLRPGNRVRVVDGRVYRY, from the coding sequence ATGAAAACCAACGCCACCTTGGCTGCACTGATGCTCGCCGCCACCGCCGTACTCAGCGGTTGCGCCACCGGCCCTACCCAGTCACAACAATATTACCCGGCCAACCAGCCTGAGTCCGCCATGTACGGCACCGTCGACTCCATCCAGATCGTGCAGGGTGGCGGTCAAACCAGCGGCGCCGGCGCCGTGGTCGGCGGCATCGCCGGCGCCCTGCTGGGCAATACCATCGGCTCGGGCGGCGGACGCACGGCCGCCACTGTGGCGGGTGCCGTCGCCGGCGGCGTAGTCGGCAACCAGGTGGAAGGCCGCAGGCAGCAAGCGCAGGCTTACCAGATCAGCGTGCGCCTCGACAACGGCGAATACCGCACCGTAGTGCAGGACAACGCGAATGACTTGCGTCCGGGCAACCGCGTGCGCGTCGTTGACGGCCGCGTCTACCGCTATTAA
- a CDS encoding BON domain-containing protein: protein MKFTKSIATGLFIASLFAVAGCASTPTKEGTGEYIDDAAITTKVKASIFNEPTLKSTEINVETFKGVVQLSGFVAQPADAAKAGEITRGVKGVKSVKNDIRVK, encoded by the coding sequence ATGAAATTCACTAAATCTATCGCTACTGGCCTGTTCATCGCTTCCCTGTTCGCCGTTGCAGGTTGCGCTTCGACCCCAACCAAAGAAGGCACGGGCGAGTACATCGACGACGCGGCCATCACCACCAAAGTGAAAGCCAGCATCTTCAATGAGCCTACCCTGAAATCGACGGAAATCAACGTTGAAACCTTCAAGGGCGTGGTTCAGCTGAGCGGCTTCGTTGCCCAGCCAGCCGATGCCGCCAAAGCGGGCGAAATTACCCGTGGCGTCAAGGGTGTGAAGTCGGTGAAAAACGACATCCGCGTCAAGTAA
- a CDS encoding patatin-like phospholipase family protein — translation MTNSKTPINQLNPSRLRIVLVLQGGGALGAYQAGVYHALHEHGLVPDWVVGTSIGAINAAILAGNKHEDRLVRLKQFWQRVAHRDSIDMNLVSDQQRRSNIWLATLDTVLRGVPGFFKPRSFSLFPAGIAVKPEDASYYDTSELASTLGELVDFDYLNQPGSMRLTVNALRVKCGSLTSFDSQQQPLTADHIRASGALPPGFAGVRVDGDLYWDGGLYSNTPLETVLDDTPHVDTLVFMVDLWSSEGPEPTTLDEVQTRQKDVTFASRSKRHIADYVNTHTLQRKLRELYAGLPDTKHNRQQTEELVALGCDSTMHIVRLPYAGRDWHMAAKDINFSRGSIEWRWEQGYQDALRAIKAAGWLAFVTQDTPLVVHELPPYERDAA, via the coding sequence ATGACGAATTCGAAGACACCGATCAATCAGTTAAATCCCTCGCGCCTGCGCATCGTGCTGGTACTGCAGGGTGGCGGTGCACTGGGCGCCTACCAGGCCGGCGTCTACCATGCGCTGCACGAACATGGCCTGGTGCCCGACTGGGTAGTGGGTACTTCGATCGGCGCCATCAATGCCGCCATTTTGGCCGGCAACAAGCACGAGGACCGGCTGGTGCGGCTGAAACAGTTCTGGCAGCGCGTGGCGCACCGCGACAGCATCGACATGAATCTGGTATCGGACCAGCAGCGCCGCTCGAACATCTGGCTGGCCACGCTCGATACGGTACTGCGCGGCGTGCCCGGCTTCTTCAAGCCGCGTTCGTTCAGCTTGTTCCCGGCAGGAATCGCCGTCAAGCCGGAAGACGCCAGCTATTACGACACGAGCGAGCTGGCCAGCACCCTCGGAGAACTGGTCGATTTCGATTACCTGAACCAGCCGGGCAGCATGCGCCTGACGGTCAACGCGCTGCGCGTCAAATGCGGCAGCCTCACCAGTTTCGACAGCCAGCAGCAACCCTTGACAGCGGACCATATCCGCGCCAGTGGCGCCTTGCCGCCGGGCTTTGCCGGTGTGCGCGTCGATGGCGACCTGTACTGGGACGGAGGTCTGTACTCAAACACGCCGCTGGAAACCGTGCTCGACGACACGCCCCACGTCGACACGCTGGTCTTCATGGTGGATTTATGGAGTTCGGAAGGCCCGGAACCGACCACCCTGGACGAAGTGCAGACGCGGCAAAAGGATGTCACCTTTGCGTCGCGCTCGAAGCGGCATATCGCCGATTATGTCAATACGCACACCTTGCAGCGCAAATTGCGCGAACTCTACGCCGGTCTGCCCGATACAAAGCACAACCGCCAGCAGACGGAAGAGCTGGTAGCGCTGGGCTGCGACAGCACCATGCACATCGTGCGCCTGCCGTACGCGGGGCGCGACTGGCACATGGCGGCCAAGGACATCAATTTCTCCAGGGGCTCCATCGAGTGGCGCTGGGAGCAGGGCTACCAGGACGCCTTGCGCGCCATCAAGGCGGCCGGTTGGCTGGCTTTTGTTACGCAAGACACGCCGCTGGTGGTGCACGAGCTACCACCCTACGAGCGCGACGCCGCTTAG
- a CDS encoding DUF3309 family protein, whose product MGTIILIILILALVGVLPTWPHSRNWGYGPSGIAGLVVVILILLLLTGRL is encoded by the coding sequence ATGGGCACCATCATTCTGATCATCTTGATCCTCGCCCTGGTCGGCGTCCTGCCTACCTGGCCGCATAGCCGCAACTGGGGTTACGGCCCCAGCGGCATCGCTGGCCTGGTCGTCGTGATACTGATCCTGCTATTACTGACGGGCAGGTTGTAA